The Toxorhynchites rutilus septentrionalis strain SRP chromosome 3, ASM2978413v1, whole genome shotgun sequence genome includes a region encoding these proteins:
- the LOC129772955 gene encoding uncharacterized protein LOC129772955: protein MNSLGPPTKDSTTWKKVWFDWKSNTKRKLAHNRHEQFATGGCPSKFIELTALKERVVALAGLAPAVEGIDSCSFRLEPSANQSINGGGESASIEDNRILEDGACENNETRP, encoded by the exons ATGAACAGTCTTGGGCCACCAACCAAAGATTCGACGACGTGGAAAAAG GTCTGGTTCGATTGGAAATCGAACACAAAACGCAAGCTAGCCCACAACCGTCACGAACAATTTGCTACAGGTGGGTGTCCTAGTAAGTTTATTGAACTTACTGCGCTGAAGGAACGAGTTGTTGCTCTTGCAGGACTGGCTCCAGCAGTTGAGGGCATAGACAGTTGCAGTTTCAGGCTAGAGCCTAGCGCAAATCAATCGATTAATGGCGGTGGGGAATCTGCGTCGATTGAAGATAATCGAATTTTGGAGGATGGAGCCTGTGAGAATAATGAGACGCGTCCATAG
- the LOC129777432 gene encoding NHP2-like protein 1 homolog, translating to MTEEVNPKAYPLAEQALTSKIMTLIQQAVNYKQLRRGANEATKTLNRGLSEFIVMAADAEPLEIILHLPLLCEDKNVPYVFVRSKQALGRACGVSRPIVACSVTINEGSQLKPQIVTIQQEIERLLV from the exons ATG ACTGAGGAAGTTAACCCGAAGGCTTATCCGCTGGCGGAGCAGGCACTGACCTCCAAAATCATGACTCTCATCCAGCAAGCAGTGAACTACAAGCAATTGCGGCGAGGCGCTAACGAGGCGACGAAAACACTAAATCGTGGTTTGTCCGAGTTTATCGTGATGGCGGCAGATGCGGAACCACTCGAGATTATTCTGCATTTACCTCTGCTGTGCGAGGACAAGAACGTTCCGTACGTTTTCGTTCGCTCGAAGCAGGCGCTAGGGCGTGCTTGCGGCGTTTCTCGCCCAATTGTTGCCTGTTCGGTTACAATCAACGAGGGCTCGCAGCTGAAGCCGCAGATTGTAACTATCCAGCAGGAGATCGAGCGTTTACTGGTTTAA
- the LOC129779148 gene encoding zinc finger protein 267-like, producing MEHGNEFTLEALETLEPLVNPVRQYRNRSKKQQKQQHNNEEESGAHEYDDGGSCKSGEDKIADVLSKIASLQKASDGNVDRTKLIRTYNVKLRLKKTSLYKCFDCDSCFTNAEFLEMHEKSHAAPAGLDPSGSRQDIDLSQEPAGNESDMNVKQHNAWFAGDFYDPREEDDDGIIQLDCTVEEREDNFDIIFDRAKCEKTYTVKYKVEKQPVGKCECCEKLFYTVEALELHKMEHERAMDFDAIEPRINIASPKIEESTLRMDESFYQALSEMDASDTLEVNESTGDIKLSPTSNGVSFEYRIVPRRVSNGGSVCSPPNVTKRHNSPVETSIEGKFHCEICLKRFRFRPALTVHLRTHDNNRPFPCRECNRRFISRAKLFLHSYGHTRNRREHLECDSCGERFSKPRQLLEHVQRAHKGTQQQQRMEPAGVISRPVE from the exons ATGGAGCACGGCAATGAATTTACGCTGGAGGCGTTGGAAACGCTAGAACCACTGGTGAATCCCGTCCGCCAGTATCGCAATCGTTCGAAGAAGCAGCAGAAGCAACAACACAACAACGAGGAAGAGAGCGGCGCCCACGAATACGATGATGGTGGTAGTTGTAAGAGCGGCGAAGATAAAATTGCGGACGTGTTGTCGAAAATCGCTAGTCTGCAGAAAGCCAGCGACGGCAACGTAGATCGCACCAAGCTGATTCGGACGTACAACGTGAAGCTCCGCCTGAAGAAGACCTCGCTGTACAAATGTTTCGACTGCGACAGTTGCTTCACCAATGCGGAGTTCCTGGAGATGCACGAGAAGTCACACGCCGCCCCGGCGGGACTGGACCCGTCCGGTTCGCGGCAGGACATCGATCTGAGCCAGGAGCCGGCGGGTAACGAGTCGGATATGAACGTTAAGCAGCACAACGCTTGGTTCGCTGGCGATTTCTACGATCCCAGGGAGGAAGATGACGACGGGATCATACAGTTGGATTGCACCGTGGAGGAGCGGGAGGATAATTTCGACATCATATTCGATAGGGCCAAGTGCGAGAAAACGTACACGGTGAAGTATAAGGTGGAGAAGCAACCGGTGGGTAAGTGCGAGTGCTGCGAGAAGTTGTTCTATACGGTTGAGGCACTTGAGCTGCACAAAATGGAGCACGAACGGGCGATGGATTTCGATGCGATCGAGCCGAGAATAAATATTGCCTCGCCCAAGATAGAGGAAAGCACGCTGCGAATGGATGAGAGCTTTTATCAGGCACTATCGGAG ATGGATGCAAGTGATACCTTGGAAGTGAATGAGAGCACCGGTGACATCAAACTCAGCCCCACCTCGAATGGGGTTTCCTTCGAGTACAGAATAGTGCCTCGGCGGGTATCAAATGGAGGCTCCGTTTGTTCGCCTCCCAATGTCACCAAGCGGCACAATTCACCCGTAGAGACGTCGATTGAAGGAAAGTTCCACTGTGAAATTTGTTTGAAGCGATTTCGCTTCCGGCCGGCGCTTACCGTGCACTTGCGCACCCACGATAACAATCGTCCGTTTCCGTGTCGGGAATGCAACAGGAGATTCATTTCGAGGGCAAAGCTATTTCTGCATTCGTACGGCCACACCAGAAACAGGAGAGAACATCTGGAATGCGATAGTTGCGGAGAGAGGTTCAGCAAACCCCGGCAGCTGCTGGAACATGTGCAGCGGGCACACAAGGgaacgcagcagcagcagcggatgGAGCCGGCCGGAGTGATCAGCAGGCCAGTAGAATAG